ACGAAGTCGCAGTTACGGGCTAGGAACTTACACCCGCAACCCTGCCAAATTACGGCCTTCCACCAAAGAGCACTGTTGACGCAGGCGTGAGTGGTGATCGGTCTCTCATCGCGCTGACGGAACGACTGCGTCCTGATGTGACGGGATAGAAGCGCAATATACGGACCGTCGCAGCAAACAACCCGCCCACCTAATCGCGATGCTGGCCCGCTGAACGTGGCGCACCAAGATCGGCTCGGGCGGCGGAAATACCCATTCAACACGAGGAGCAATTCAGTGAGCGAGCAGAACACAACGAAGAGCGCGCTGATCCTGATCGAGTACCTGAACGACTGGCTCGCCCCCACCGGCACCATCAATGGGCAGTTCCAGGACCGCGAGCAGCTCGACGCGGCTGTTGCCAACTCCAAGGAGGTCCTGGCCGAGGCTCGTCGCCGGAACATGGAAGTCATCCATGTGCAGATGGTGCTGGAGCCGACGTACCGAACGCTAGGCGCAGCGAAGTACGGTCTGCGCAAAATGATGCGCGACTACGGCTCCTTCCTGGGCGAGCAGACGGAGTTCTTCCCCGGATTCGAGCCTCTCGCGGATGAGTACGTGATCAGCGAGCGCACCGGAGGCAGCAGCGCATTCGCCGCCACCACGCTGGACAGCTACTTGCGCCACAACCAGATTCACGACATCTATGTCATGGGCTTCGCGTTGCGGCAGTGCGTCGAGTCGACCATGCGCAACGCTCACGACCTCGGCTACCACACCAATGTCATATGGGATGCGTCTGCGGCGTTCACCAAGGAGCAGCAGGCCTCGTTCGTGACCGACATCATCCCCTTCTACGCGAATGCGGTCACGACCAAGGAGTTTCTGAACCAGGGATGACACCGCTCGTGCCCTGCTTCCCGTCGGTGGAGCAGGGCACGATTCCTGGCTGGGGCGGCCCCGACGGGGTAGATGCGATCCTCGTCCTGGGCAGACTGAGTGCCGCTCAACTGCCCCACCTGAACGAGTCGTCGACGAACTCGGAGAGACCGCGAATCTTGCCGGGCCGGACCGCGTACACCGTGCGTTACATCGCGCATGAGGGAGCTGCCGTCGTGCCCGGGTCGACAGGGCGAAGCTCGGCGAACCGCGCGGCTAGATGTTCGCGCTCGTCGTCCGCGGACGCACGAACGACGAGATCGCCGCAGAACTCTTTCTCAGCCCCGCGGCCGCCCGTGCCTAGCCTCGGGCTTTCGCGCGCCCAGCGGACTTGGAGGTCTTCCTGTTGTAGCTGATCCAGCGACGACCCGTCCTGTACCTCTGGACATCACTACTTCGAAAACCACAGAAGAGGAGATTGCCATGACAGGCGTCTGGACATCGGATCTCGAGCCGCGGGGTAGCACCGCCGCCGGATACCCAAGGGGCATGTGGCTCAGGTCGGCCCTGCCTCCTCAGAGCTCGCCGGGTGGGCCTGGCACGACGTCGACCGCGAAGACAGGTGCTCACCGATGACGAGTGACTCTCTCGACCCGGCCCTCAGGCGCCTCATCGACCGGGAGGCCATCCGAGATGTGCTCAACCGGTACTGCCGATCAGTCGACAGGCTCGACCTGGACGAGCTCCGGCGCTGCTACCACCACGACGCCTATGACCATCACGGCGCCTACCAGGGCGACATCGACGGACTCATCGCTTGGATCGCTCACCGACACGAGACCATCCCGTACTCGTTGCACATCAGTGGGAACATCCTCATCGAGTTTGCAGGTGACGACCTGGCCCTGGTCGAGAGCTACAACTCGATCGTGCAGCACTACCCCGCTGACGCCAGGGCCTCCCTCCAACAGTTCCTCGGCGAGGGTGCCGTCAGGCCGGATGGGGCGCTCCACTTTATGACTTGGGGTCGCTTCGTCGATCGCATGCTCCGCCGAGACGGCGAGTGGAAGATCATCCGCCGCACGCTGGTCGCTGGTCCTACGGTCGTTCTGCCGGCCGCCCGTCCCTTTGAGGCGCCGATGGGATGGGCGAGTGACAGGCGCGACGACCAGGACGTGCTGCACGCCGAACGTCGCGAGCTCGGGATCGGGTGACCGCAAGGCGCTCGCTTGCGTCGTCAGTCGTGGCCGGAAGTGCACAGCCATGTCCCGGTCTTGACTCGTCGTGACAAGCCGGGCCTTGGAAAACGACCGCAGTGCCTCCACCTTGGCCGGCACCGCGTCCAGACCGACCACACGGCCAACTCCTGGCAGGTCAGCGGCCCTTGATGGAGCCGGGCCCAGTCCGCGAGCACGGTGAGGATGCGCTGGTAGTCCACCGACAGCACCGCCCAGGCCAGCCCCTCACGCCACACCGGCACCGGCGATTTCGGCTTCGCCGCATCCCGGGACGTCGGCGGCCCGCCTACAGCCCGCGGATCCGCGACGTCCTCGGTGTCGGCGGTGCTGCCGCAGTCCGGAGCCAGCACCGCATCGACCCGCCTGCGGGCGATCACCCACTCCTGCCACTGCCAGCTCGGCCACTGCCAGCTCGGCCTGGATACGGTCGGCCTCCTCACGCAGCCCGTCGACCCGACAGCGAGCTGCGAGCTCGTGCTGTTCCAGCAGTCCGGCAACCGACGGCGTCCGCAACTTCCCGGGGAGCGACGACATGACAGGTCACGACTCCCGCAAAACCACCGCCCCTACTCTTGACCAGCAAAAGTCGATCCCGGAGGTTCCGAAGTTCGCCGTCGCGATTGCGGTGCTGCCGGCGTCCACGGTGGCGGTCACCGACCAGCCCAGGCCGATGGTCTCCGCCGGCGTCCGGCTCACCTGGCCCGTAGGACGTCGAGCGCTGTGAGTGCCACGTGCAGTTCGGTGCGGTGTTCGCCGGACTCGAGATCGCAGTCGAGTATCCGCTCGATGCTGCGCAGACGTTGGTAGACGGTCTCGCGGGACAGACAGCCGGAGCGGGCAGCCAGGGTCTTGTTGCCCGCCGCGTCGAGGTAGTGGCGCAGGGTCGTCAGCAAGTCCGTCCCGTGGCGGACGTCATGGTCGAGGAGCCGGCTCAGTCGGCGCTCGGTGAAGTCCTGGATCCGGGTGTCCTCCCGGAGCGCGAAGAGAAGGCGGCGCAGGCCGATGTCGGAGGGCTGGTGGTAGGAGCGTCCCGGCGGGAGCGGCCGGCCGGGTTCGGTGGCTTCGGTGACGCGGGTCGCCTCGCGGAAGGATCGGGCGACATCGGAGAGGTCCGTCGCCTCGCTGCCCGCGCTGACGGTGGCCCCCGGCACCGCCTCGAGTACGGTGCGGCTCAGGTGTTCGACCACGGGTGGGTAGGGCCGGCCAGGGCGCAGGGACAGGAGGATGCCGAGGCGCGTGGGGCTGAGAACGCCCACGAGGGCCTGTGTCCCCTGCTTCTTCAGCTCTTCGCAGAGGAGGGCCTCGCTCGTCGTCGCGTCCGTCTCCTGAGGGAAGTCCGCGAGCACGGCCATGAAGCTGCGGTCCTTGGTGGACAGACCCAGTGCGGCGACCCGGGCATCGGCGTCCGCAGAAGAGTGGTGACGTTGTCCGACGAGGTCGCGCAGGAGATCGCGGTGTGCGGTGCGTTCCCAGGGCACGGGGTGGATGACGCGGGCGATGGTGAGGGCCATCGCAGCTCTCTCCAGAACCGTCACAGCCGTCGGGCCGAATGTCGAGGGGGTGGGCCGGCCCGACGGAGCGGGCAGCATGGCCACCCGGCCCCAGCTTTCACCCTGGTACGTGACGGATGACACGAGCCAGCCGCCGGGTCCGGACACGGAGGTGCGGCCGGCGGAAGGTGTCGCTCGTGAGCGCCGTTCCCAGTCGCTGAGCGCCGCCTCGACCGTGTCCGCGGAGGGCGCGCAGATCAGTGCCTGGTGGGTCAGGTTCTCCAGTACGACGGTGTGGCCGCTCATCTCAGCGGCGGCACGTACGACCTCCTCGGGCAGAGCGCCGCGCAGGGTGAGGGCGGTGAACGCCTCGTGAATGCGCTGGGTCCGGCGCATCTCCTCGGCCTGGTTGCCGAGGATGAGAGCGTGGACGACCTGTGTCACCTCGAGGAAGTTGACGTCCTTGACCAGGGTCACGAGGGGGAGCCCGCGGACCTCGCAGGCATGGACCAGGGTGTCCGGCGGGCGGTGATAACGGCGGACCAGTTCGATGACCAAGGCCGCCGCGCCGATGTCGGCGAGTTCGTTCACGTAGCGGCGTACACCGGCCGGCTCCTCGGGCAGGGGCATACCGGTGGTCAGGACGAGCTCGCCGCCCTTGAGGAAAGAAGCAGGATCGGTCAGCTCGGTCATGTGAACCCAGCGGACGGGGCGGTCGAGCAGGTCTGCTCCGGTGACGACCTGTGGCTGCCCGGCGGCGAGGACGGGAAGGGTCAGAACGTCGGCCACGGTGAGCGGATGGCCGGCGGTGGCCATGTCCGGGCCTGCCAAGGAGGAGTCAGGACCGTCGGTGACGGGCCTCGCAGCAGTGTGGTGCTTCTCGTGCATGGGACCTCCCTGGGCGCTGCCTCACCCTGACAATCCTCGCTGACCTGCGCAAGAGCTCGGAAAGGGCCGCTGTGAGCAGGACGAGCGGGGCGTGCTGCCGGGTGTGGCTGACACAACGTCCAGATGCCGCGGCGCGGGCGGACAGATCGAGCATTGGCGTCGTCGAGGTACGCGGAGATGCTCGACCGGACCGGAGCCAGACCGACGACCCGCCGGGAGACGAACATGACTGCACTGTCGCCGCACCTTCGCCAGGCCACGCCCGTGGTGGCGGTCCGGGGAGAGGGCGTCCACCTCTACGGTGATGACGGCCGCCGCTACCTCGACTTCACCGCCGGCATCGGCGTGACCAGCACCGGCCACTGCCACCCCAAGGTCGTGGCGGCCGCCCAGGAACAGGTGGGCACCCTCGTCCACGGGCAGTACACGACCGTCATGCACCAGCCGCTGCGGCGGCTGGTCGACAAGCTGGGCGAGGTCCTGCCCGAGGGGCTCGACAGCCTGTTCTTCACCAACTCCGGAAGTGAGGCCGTGGAGGCGGCACTGCGGCTGGCCCGGCAGGCCACCGGTCGGCCGAACATCCTGGTCTGCCACGGTGGCTTCCACGGCCGTACGGTCGCCGCCGCCTCCATGACGACCTCCGGCACCCGCTTCCGGTCCGGCTTCTCCCCGCTGATGAGCGGTGTCGTCGTCACTCCGTTCCCGTCTGCGTACCGGTACGGCTGGGACGAGGAGACCGCGACCCGCTTCGCCCTGAAGGAGCTGGACTACACGCTCCAGACGATCTCCTCGCCCGCCGACACGGCCGCGATCATCGTCGAGCCGGTGCTCGGCGAGGGTGGATACGTCCCCGCCAACCGCGCTTTCATGGAGGGTCTGCGGGAGCGGGCGGACCGCCACGGCTTCCTGCTGATCCTCGACGAGGTACAGACGGGCGTCGGCCGCACCGGCCGCTTCTGGGGTCACGACCACTTCGGCGTCACGCCCGACGTCCTCGTCACCGCGAAGGGCCTGGCCAGCGGCTTCCCGCTGTCAGGTATCGCCGCCTCCGAGGAGCTGATGACCAAGGCGTGGCCCGGCTCGCAGGGCGGTACGTACGGCGCCAACGCCGTCGCCTGCGCCGCGGCCTGCGCCACCCTCGACGTCGTCCGCGACGAGCGGCTCGTCGAGAACGCCGAGGCCATGGGCAAGCGCCTGCGCCAGGGCCTGGAGGCGGTGGCCGACCGGACCGCAGGCATCGGCGACGTACGCGGCCTCGGGCTCATGCTCGCCACCGAGTTCGTCACCGAGGACGGCGGTCCGGACCCCGAGACGGCCGCCCGCGTGCAGCGTGCCGCTGTCGACCAGGGCCTTCTCCTGCTTCTGTGCGGCGCCTGGAACCAGGTCGTGCGGATGATCCCGGCCCTGGTGATCGACGAGACGGCGGTGGACCAGGGACTCCAGGCATGGGCGGCCGCGGTGGAGGCCGGTACATCGGGAGCGGCGCCGCGATGACGTGACCGGGCCGGGGTGCCGTCCTTACCGGCCGCACCCGGCCTGCGCGCACCGAGGGCTCCTGCGCGGTCGTCACCGCGGCGACGGTCCGCCTGGTGGCGACGACCGCCTCGATCGGCCGTGGCCCCGCTGCGGTGACAGAAACGGTGACCGCAGCGGGGGTCCGTGCTTCGTCGAGGCGGTCCTTCACGCGACCATGGTCGGGACCATCGAGTCTCGGCTGCTTTGCTGAGGGGCAGAGGGTGCGCAATGGACATTCGGCAGCTGGAGTACTTCCTCGCGATCGTTGACCGTGGGGGGTTCAACCGTGCGGCCTCGGCTCTGTACGTGTCGCAGCCGTCGCTGTCGCAGGCCGTGCGCGCACTGGAGCGTGATCTCGGTTCCGAGTTGTTCCACCGCATCGGGCGTAGGGCAGTGCTGACGGAGGCCGGAAGGGCTCTGATCGAGCCTGCCCGGGAGGCCGTGCGGAGTCTGGAGACGGCGCGGGCCAGTGTCGCGGCGGTGCATGAGCTGCGGGAGGGGCGCCTGGACGTGGCGTCCGTGCCGTCGCAGGCGGTGGAGCCGCTGACGAGTCTGGTGAGCGCCTTCAGCCACCGGTATCCCGGCGTCTCCGTGGCCATCAAAGCGGCGTTCACCTCGCGTGATGTGATCGACATGGTGCGCACGGGTGCCGTGGAACTGGGGCTCCTGGCGTCCGCCGGGCCGTTCTCCGACAAGGAGGTCGTCTGCCATGCGCTGGGGCGGCAGCGCTTTGTGCTGATGGTGCCGGCCGACGGCCCGTTCGCTGATCGGACGGCGGTGGGGTGCCAGGAGCTTGCCGGTCAGCGACTGATCGTCGGGCAGCCGGGTACCGGGATGCGCGCCTACGTC
This genomic stretch from Streptomyces deccanensis harbors:
- a CDS encoding cysteine hydrolase family protein, which gives rise to MSEQNTTKSALILIEYLNDWLAPTGTINGQFQDREQLDAAVANSKEVLAEARRRNMEVIHVQMVLEPTYRTLGAAKYGLRKMMRDYGSFLGEQTEFFPGFEPLADEYVISERTGGSSAFAATTLDSYLRHNQIHDIYVMGFALRQCVESTMRNAHDLGYHTNVIWDASAAFTKEQQASFVTDIIPFYANAVTTKEFLNQG
- a CDS encoding nuclear transport factor 2 family protein, with the translated sequence MTSDSLDPALRRLIDREAIRDVLNRYCRSVDRLDLDELRRCYHHDAYDHHGAYQGDIDGLIAWIAHRHETIPYSLHISGNILIEFAGDDLALVESYNSIVQHYPADARASLQQFLGEGAVRPDGALHFMTWGRFVDRMLRRDGEWKIIRRTLVAGPTVVLPAARPFEAPMGWASDRRDDQDVLHAERRELGIG
- a CDS encoding PucR family transcriptional regulator yields the protein MHEKHHTAARPVTDGPDSSLAGPDMATAGHPLTVADVLTLPVLAAGQPQVVTGADLLDRPVRWVHMTELTDPASFLKGGELVLTTGMPLPEEPAGVRRYVNELADIGAAALVIELVRRYHRPPDTLVHACEVRGLPLVTLVKDVNFLEVTQVVHALILGNQAEEMRRTQRIHEAFTALTLRGALPEEVVRAAAEMSGHTVVLENLTHQALICAPSADTVEAALSDWERRSRATPSAGRTSVSGPGGWLVSSVTYQGESWGRVAMLPAPSGRPTPSTFGPTAVTVLERAAMALTIARVIHPVPWERTAHRDLLRDLVGQRHHSSADADARVAALGLSTKDRSFMAVLADFPQETDATTSEALLCEELKKQGTQALVGVLSPTRLGILLSLRPGRPYPPVVEHLSRTVLEAVPGATVSAGSEATDLSDVARSFREATRVTEATEPGRPLPPGRSYHQPSDIGLRRLLFALREDTRIQDFTERRLSRLLDHDVRHGTDLLTTLRHYLDAAGNKTLAARSGCLSRETVYQRLRSIERILDCDLESGEHRTELHVALTALDVLRAR
- a CDS encoding aspartate aminotransferase family protein, with amino-acid sequence MTALSPHLRQATPVVAVRGEGVHLYGDDGRRYLDFTAGIGVTSTGHCHPKVVAAAQEQVGTLVHGQYTTVMHQPLRRLVDKLGEVLPEGLDSLFFTNSGSEAVEAALRLARQATGRPNILVCHGGFHGRTVAAASMTTSGTRFRSGFSPLMSGVVVTPFPSAYRYGWDEETATRFALKELDYTLQTISSPADTAAIIVEPVLGEGGYVPANRAFMEGLRERADRHGFLLILDEVQTGVGRTGRFWGHDHFGVTPDVLVTAKGLASGFPLSGIAASEELMTKAWPGSQGGTYGANAVACAAACATLDVVRDERLVENAEAMGKRLRQGLEAVADRTAGIGDVRGLGLMLATEFVTEDGGPDPETAARVQRAAVDQGLLLLLCGAWNQVVRMIPALVIDETAVDQGLQAWAAAVEAGTSGAAPR
- a CDS encoding LysR family transcriptional regulator, coding for MDIRQLEYFLAIVDRGGFNRAASALYVSQPSLSQAVRALERDLGSELFHRIGRRAVLTEAGRALIEPAREAVRSLETARASVAAVHELREGRLDVASVPSQAVEPLTSLVSAFSHRYPGVSVAIKAAFTSRDVIDMVRTGAVELGLLASAGPFSDKEVVCHALGRQRFVLMVPADGPFADRTAVGCQELAGQRLIVGQPGTGMRAYVDALREQGIEFTVAAETEHRVSLMPLVLAGVGLAVVMDSWRDLARQLGARVLDIEPESTLDIALVSRRGRLSPAAAAFVTAAISASGS